The Methanoplanus sp. FWC-SCC4 genome has a window encoding:
- a CDS encoding adenosylhomocysteinase, protein MKSGALKMSWARQYMPVLGEIRKRFEADKPLSGTKIAMALHVEAKTAVLVETLAAGGAEVYITGCNPLSTQDDVAEALNDVSGVHCYAKRACSVEDYYEAIDKVLDVNPTVTIDDGMDLIHRLHTERRDLLDSIVGGCEETTTGIHRLRSMAAEGKLEFPVLAVNDTPMKRHFDNIHGTGESALSAVMITTNSLIGGKWFVVAGYGYCGRGLAKMAHGLGAKVIVTEIDPRRALEAHMDGYHVMTMDEAAKIGDIFVTTTGNTSIIGEKQFKNLKNGAILSNAGHFNVEIDIEWLESHKEGFEQRDGIDTYIINGKRINVLAEGRLVNLAVPKGMGHPIEVMDLSFGLQALCSEYIKNEGSALSGGVYDVPNEIDVAVASLKLKSLNVSIDALTEEQKLYMNSWDIGT, encoded by the coding sequence TTGAAATCAGGCGCACTCAAGATGAGCTGGGCAAGGCAGTACATGCCTGTACTTGGCGAAATCAGAAAAAGATTTGAGGCTGACAAACCTCTGTCAGGCACAAAAATCGCAATGGCACTTCACGTTGAGGCAAAAACAGCAGTCCTCGTCGAAACACTTGCAGCAGGGGGCGCTGAAGTATATATAACAGGCTGCAACCCGCTTTCAACACAGGACGATGTTGCAGAGGCTTTAAACGATGTTTCAGGCGTTCATTGTTACGCAAAGCGTGCCTGCTCTGTCGAGGACTACTATGAGGCAATTGACAAAGTCCTTGACGTAAACCCCACAGTCACAATAGATGACGGAATGGATTTAATCCACCGCCTTCACACAGAAAGACGTGACCTTCTTGACTCAATCGTCGGAGGATGTGAGGAGACCACAACAGGAATCCACCGTCTTCGCTCAATGGCAGCGGAAGGGAAACTTGAGTTTCCGGTGCTGGCTGTAAACGACACTCCGATGAAACGCCACTTTGACAATATTCACGGCACAGGCGAGAGTGCACTCTCAGCTGTTATGATCACCACAAACTCCCTTATCGGAGGAAAGTGGTTCGTTGTCGCAGGCTACGGATACTGCGGACGCGGTCTTGCAAAGATGGCACACGGCCTTGGTGCAAAAGTAATTGTTACCGAGATCGATCCAAGAAGGGCACTTGAGGCACACATGGACGGTTACCACGTAATGACAATGGACGAAGCCGCAAAAATCGGAGACATCTTTGTCACAACAACCGGAAACACCTCAATCATCGGGGAAAAACAGTTCAAAAACCTCAAAAACGGTGCAATACTTTCAAACGCAGGCCACTTCAATGTTGAGATCGACATCGAATGGCTTGAGAGCCACAAGGAAGGTTTTGAGCAGCGTGACGGTATTGACACATATATCATTAATGGAAAGAGGATCAACGTCCTTGCGGAAGGAAGGCTTGTAAACCTCGCAGTGCCAAAGGGAATGGGACACCCGATAGAGGTTATGGATCTTTCATTCGGTCTTCAGGCTCTTTGCTCTGAATATATCAAAAACGAAGGTTCTGCCCTTTCCGGCGGAGTCTACGACGTTCCAAACGAGATCGATGTCGCAGTGGCATCCCTTAAATTAAAATCCCTCAATGTTTCGATTGATGCCCTTACAGAAGAGCAGAAATTATACATGAACAGCTGGGATATCGGAACATAA
- a CDS encoding nucleoside deaminase: MNDFMAAATDEAKKGFLEGGIPIGAVLVRDGRIIARGHNKRIQEDDPVLHAEIDCLRNAGRIGRYSDTVLYSTLMPCYLCAGAVVQFNIPKVVAGESENFVGARDFLISQGVCVIDMDLPELKDMMREYIEKNPEIWYEDIGTL, translated from the coding sequence ATGAATGATTTTATGGCAGCCGCAACTGATGAGGCAAAAAAAGGTTTTTTGGAAGGCGGTATTCCTATCGGTGCAGTGCTGGTAAGGGACGGGAGAATTATTGCAAGGGGGCACAATAAAAGGATTCAGGAAGATGATCCCGTTCTCCATGCCGAGATAGACTGCCTGAGAAATGCGGGAAGGATTGGCAGGTATTCCGATACCGTATTATATTCAACGCTGATGCCCTGCTACCTTTGTGCAGGTGCTGTTGTCCAGTTCAATATCCCGAAAGTTGTTGCCGGAGAATCGGAGAACTTTGTGGGAGCCAGGGATTTTTTAATAAGCCAGGGTGTTTGTGTCATTGATATGGACCTGCCGGAATTAAAGGATATGATGAGGGAATACATAGAGAAAAATCCTGAGATCTGGTATGAGGATATCGGGACACTTTGA
- a CDS encoding helix-hairpin-helix domain-containing protein: MATGKTGFMGFENPVLSGMELTDIPGVGRTIAADLREAGYSSVSDLKGEVPEDIFFKINYLHRGNVHRSFLYVLRSAVYYADNIESRCLDPELLQWWKWMDG, translated from the coding sequence ATGGCAACGGGGAAGACCGGTTTTATGGGATTTGAAAATCCCGTTTTATCAGGCATGGAGCTTACGGATATTCCGGGGGTTGGCAGAACAATTGCCGCAGATCTCAGGGAGGCAGGATATTCGTCTGTCAGTGATTTAAAGGGAGAGGTTCCCGAGGATATATTTTTCAAAATAAATTATCTGCATAGGGGAAATGTGCACCGCAGTTTTCTTTATGTCTTAAGGAGTGCGGTTTATTATGCAGACAATATTGAGAGCAGATGCCTTGATCCTGAACTTCTGCAATGGTGGAAATGGATGGACGGGTGA
- a CDS encoding helix-hairpin-helix domain-containing protein: MKSATDELIRIPGVGNSIAGDLINLGLFSVEDLKGKNPEEMYARLCFLKGGRVDRCMLYVFRCAVYFAENEESIDEGNYDPRLLCWWKWKD, translated from the coding sequence ATGAAATCTGCAACAGATGAACTGATAAGGATTCCCGGTGTAGGAAATTCAATAGCGGGTGATCTGATAAATCTCGGATTGTTTTCTGTTGAGGACCTCAAAGGGAAAAATCCTGAGGAGATGTATGCCAGGCTCTGTTTTTTAAAGGGGGGACGGGTTGACAGGTGCATGCTGTATGTATTCCGGTGTGCCGTTTACTTTGCAGAAAATGAGGAGAGTATAGACGAAGGCAATTATGATCCAAGACTTTTGTGCTGGTGGAAGTGGAAGGATTAA
- a CDS encoding DNA glycosylase, which produces MKNRFELCDIPFSLDETLSCGQVFRWKKVNDFWEGVCHGRFIKVLQNKKFLEYSGCDEEFLKYYFQLDLDLDLVLDSVCTDEHIEKAINERYGLRLVRQEPWECLLSYICAQNANIGFISRMLENMSAMCGEKIGTDEGSYSYPSAESLSQKCVTDIGCCSTGYRAPYICETSFAVMSDPKWSKRIQNLGYPDARKEIMKYKGVGPKVADCILLFAFQKFESFPVDVWIRRIMNGFYGIGNPEKPMSSSEYASISSFARDHFGEYAGYAQEYLFAGRK; this is translated from the coding sequence ATGAAGAACAGGTTTGAGCTTTGTGATATTCCCTTCAGCCTTGATGAAACACTCTCATGCGGGCAGGTTTTCCGGTGGAAGAAGGTAAATGACTTCTGGGAAGGAGTCTGCCATGGCAGATTCATTAAAGTTTTGCAGAACAAAAAATTCCTTGAATATTCCGGCTGTGATGAGGAATTTTTGAAGTATTACTTTCAGCTCGACCTTGATCTTGATCTTGTACTTGACTCCGTATGCACGGATGAACATATTGAAAAAGCAATAAACGAGAGGTACGGTTTAAGGCTTGTAAGGCAGGAGCCCTGGGAATGCCTTTTGTCCTACATCTGTGCACAGAATGCAAATATTGGCTTTATAAGCAGAATGCTTGAGAACATGTCTGCGATGTGCGGTGAAAAAATCGGGACGGATGAGGGTTCATATTCGTACCCCTCAGCTGAGTCACTCTCACAAAAATGCGTGACTGATATCGGGTGTTGTTCCACCGGATACCGTGCACCATATATCTGTGAAACTTCGTTTGCCGTTATGTCTGATCCAAAATGGTCAAAGAGAATTCAAAATCTCGGATATCCTGATGCAAGGAAGGAGATTATGAAATACAAGGGTGTCGGGCCTAAAGTGGCAGACTGCATTCTTCTTTTTGCTTTTCAAAAATTTGAGTCCTTCCCGGTTGATGTGTGGATCAGGAGGATAATGAACGGGTTTTACGGTATTGGAAATCCGGAAAAACCGATGTCTTCGTCCGAATATGCGTCCATATCGTCTTTTGCAAGGGACCATTTTGGAGAATATGCAGGATATGCTCAGGAATATTTATTTGCAGGGCGTAAATAG